A stretch of [Clostridium] scindens DNA encodes these proteins:
- a CDS encoding QueT transporter family protein, with translation MKNKNVTFLTQAAMIAAIYVVLTYVFAPFSFGEVQVRISEALTILPLFTPAAIPGLFVGCLVGNILGGAILPDILFGSLATLIGAIFTYQLRGKSPFLAPLPPIAANTIVVPFVLRYGYSVALPIPFMMLTVGIGEVLSCGVLGLVLYFALRKYKNIVFRPTAV, from the coding sequence ATGAAGAACAAGAACGTTACTTTTCTGACCCAGGCGGCTATGATTGCTGCCATCTATGTGGTGCTTACTTATGTATTCGCGCCATTTTCTTTTGGAGAGGTTCAAGTCCGGATTTCCGAGGCCCTTACTATCCTGCCTCTATTCACCCCGGCTGCGATACCCGGGCTGTTTGTAGGATGCCTGGTGGGCAACATCCTGGGAGGCGCGATTCTTCCGGATATCCTATTCGGAAGTCTTGCAACCCTGATCGGAGCAATCTTTACCTATCAGCTGCGCGGCAAGAGCCCGTTTCTGGCTCCGCTTCCGCCAATTGCCGCCAATACGATTGTCGTTCCATTCGTATTGCGTTACGGCTACAGCGTGGCGCTGCCTATCCCATTTATGATGCTGACTGTTGGGATCGGAGAGGTCTTATCCTGCGGGGTGCTGGGACTGGTACTGTACTTCGCATTGCGCAAGTATAAGAATATTGTCTTTCGGCCTACTGCGGTGTAA
- a CDS encoding response regulator transcription factor — protein sequence MSKILVCDDDKEIVEAIDIYLSQEGYEVLKAYDGEEALKVLGKEKIDLLVIDVMMPKLDGIRATLKIREANNMPIIILSAKSEDADKILGLNVGADDYVTKPFNPLELVARVKSQLRRYTQLGSTANHKNEAVYEVGGLSINDDLKEVTVDGEPVKLTPIEYNILLLLVKNQGKVFSIDQIYESIWNEDAIGVDNTVAVHIRHIREKIEINPKEPRYLKVVWGVGYKVEKL from the coding sequence ATGTCTAAAATATTAGTATGTGATGATGATAAGGAAATCGTAGAGGCCATCGATATATATCTGTCCCAGGAAGGGTATGAAGTATTAAAGGCATATGATGGGGAAGAAGCACTGAAGGTATTGGGCAAGGAGAAGATAGACCTTCTGGTAATCGACGTCATGATGCCAAAACTGGACGGGATCAGAGCCACCCTTAAGATCCGGGAAGCCAACAATATGCCAATCATTATTCTTTCGGCAAAATCCGAAGACGCAGATAAGATCCTTGGCCTTAACGTAGGTGCGGACGATTATGTGACGAAGCCTTTCAATCCATTGGAACTGGTTGCAAGAGTCAAGTCGCAGCTTCGGCGTTATACGCAGCTTGGCAGTACTGCGAATCATAAAAATGAAGCGGTCTATGAAGTTGGAGGCCTGTCGATCAACGATGACTTAAAGGAAGTAACGGTGGATGGAGAGCCAGTGAAGCTTACGCCGATCGAATATAATATTCTGCTACTGCTGGTAAAAAATCAAGGGAAAGTATTCTCTATAGACCAGATCTATGAAAGTATATGGAATGAGGACGCCATTGGCGTAGATAATACGGTGGCGGTACATATCAGGCATATACGTGAAAAAATAGAGATCAATCCAAAAGAGCCCCGTTATCTGAAGGTAGTATGGGGAGTCGGATATAAGGTGGAGAAGCTTTAG
- a CDS encoding helix-turn-helix domain-containing protein → MGHGHLELKIEELLKEKGVSKNTICKELDIPRSNFNRYCRNEFQRMDANLICKLCEYFECEVGELIVYVKE, encoded by the coding sequence ATGGGACATGGTCATTTAGAGTTAAAGATTGAAGAATTGCTTAAAGAAAAAGGTGTCAGTAAAAATACCATTTGTAAGGAACTGGATATTCCAAGATCGAATTTTAACAGATATTGCAGGAATGAATTCCAGAGGATGGATGCAAATCTAATCTGTAAGTTATGTGAATATTTCGAATGTGAAGTCGGAGAATTAATAGTGTATGTGAAAGAATAG
- a CDS encoding AraC family transcriptional regulator, with amino-acid sequence MQKKAMQYGVKHYLLKPCNEEQIIESLQDVIKDYTNYLATRGETPQTLISRNINQNLMVGIINDSLSLEAQEADTGISQIACNYKQYLDFEDTRYEMFYVYYVIPDNYKEVLIQLRQFRNKHFPGIRFSVIYVYNTLVFFFPAMQLDLSSIYHFLDTLSLSQPVSIEYRHESYSNLQELLKVLIQHLRKYEIIYFAEDTTTFSIYNYQNIIKEVQKLTSSAFSEQDDSSSPAFQSLLCTLQSISDADFLKQLAASVIIFSVSNNHTYDMVTAAEFLVKLEQENDCSTIFALLKEHLAASYEEYHSSKHTGDISQKIMEYVEKHIEDAELSLKWIAENYLYMNVDYLSKKFLKETGCKFSKYLTDTRIKKAKEILASGNIDSIQCVADMVGCENNPQYFSQIFKKSTGMTPSKYIKMIRGE; translated from the coding sequence ATGCAAAAAAAAGCCATGCAGTATGGAGTGAAACATTATCTGCTTAAGCCTTGCAATGAAGAACAGATTATTGAGAGCCTGCAGGATGTAATAAAGGATTATACAAATTATCTCGCCACCAGAGGCGAGACTCCCCAGACTCTCATAAGCCGCAATATCAATCAGAACTTGATGGTCGGAATTATTAATGACAGCCTGAGTCTTGAAGCACAGGAAGCAGACACCGGTATCTCCCAGATTGCCTGTAATTATAAGCAGTATCTTGATTTCGAAGATACTCGTTATGAGATGTTTTATGTTTATTATGTAATTCCGGACAATTATAAAGAGGTACTAATACAGCTGCGCCAGTTTCGCAATAAGCACTTTCCCGGTATTAGATTCAGCGTGATTTACGTCTACAATACATTGGTTTTCTTTTTTCCAGCCATGCAGCTTGATTTGAGCAGTATTTATCATTTTTTAGATACACTTAGCTTAAGCCAGCCGGTTTCTATTGAATACAGGCATGAATCATACTCCAATCTCCAAGAACTGCTAAAAGTATTAATACAGCATTTAAGAAAATACGAGATCATTTATTTTGCAGAAGACACCACTACTTTTTCAATATATAATTACCAGAACATTATCAAAGAAGTGCAAAAGCTTACTTCTTCTGCATTTTCGGAACAGGATGATTCATCAAGCCCGGCTTTTCAGTCGCTGCTTTGCACCTTGCAGTCCATATCGGATGCTGATTTCTTAAAGCAGCTGGCTGCTTCTGTTATCATATTTTCAGTCTCTAATAACCATACGTATGACATGGTGACAGCCGCGGAATTCCTGGTAAAGCTGGAGCAGGAAAATGACTGCAGCACCATCTTCGCGCTTCTTAAGGAACACCTGGCTGCTTCCTATGAAGAATACCATTCGTCAAAGCATACGGGGGATATCAGCCAGAAAATCATGGAGTATGTAGAAAAGCATATAGAGGACGCAGAATTGTCTTTAAAATGGATAGCAGAGAATTACCTGTATATGAATGTAGATTACCTGAGCAAAAAATTCCTGAAAGAAACGGGATGTAAGTTTTCAAAATACTTGACAGATACGCGGATAAAGAAAGCAAAGGAAATATTGGCGTCTGGAAATATTGACTCCATCCAATGCGTTGCGGATATGGTTGGATGTGAAAATAATCCACAATACTTCAGCCAGATATTTAAAAAATCCACAGGAATGACACCTAGTAAATATATCAAAATGATACGCGGCGAGTAA
- a CDS encoding response regulator, with protein sequence MLKLLIVDDEKIIRETMAGLIDWNSLGIQLIGTARDGIEAYNMILDEYPDIVLTDIKMPGLSGLELIQKIHGINKDTHFIILSGYGEFEYAKKSHAVWSETLSA encoded by the coding sequence ATGTTAAAACTACTGATTGTTGATGACGAAAAGATTATCCGTGAAACTATGGCCGGACTGATTGACTGGAATTCTCTTGGAATCCAGCTGATTGGTACAGCCAGGGATGGAATTGAAGCCTATAATATGATCCTCGATGAATACCCGGACATCGTTCTTACTGATATCAAGATGCCGGGACTCTCCGGGCTGGAACTGATTCAGAAGATCCACGGGATCAATAAAGACACTCATTTTATAATATTGTCGGGTTATGGGGAATTTGAATATGCAAAAAAAAGCCATGCAGTATGGAGTGAAACATTATCTGCTTAA
- a CDS encoding sporulation initiation factor Spo0A C-terminal domain-containing protein, with translation MSELEIECLIRALGIGATYRGYRYLNYGVKLCLRDEDYLLSVSKLLYPQIAKYYHTTSSSVERDIRTVIRVCWERGNRRLLQEIALRPLDSQPTSSEFLDILTAHLRQKEAVAVLV, from the coding sequence ATGAGCGAACTAGAAATCGAATGTCTTATACGTGCTCTTGGCATCGGCGCAACCTACCGTGGATACCGGTATCTGAACTATGGGGTGAAACTATGTTTGAGAGACGAAGACTATCTTCTGTCCGTGAGCAAATTATTATATCCTCAGATTGCAAAATACTATCATACTACTAGCAGCAGCGTAGAAAGAGATATCAGAACCGTCATTAGAGTCTGTTGGGAAAGAGGCAACCGCCGCCTGCTTCAGGAAATTGCCCTTCGTCCTCTTGACTCGCAGCCTACATCCAGCGAATTTTTAGATATCCTTACTGCTCATTTAAGGCAGAAAGAAGCCGTAGCCGTGCTGGTTTAG
- a CDS encoding class I SAM-dependent methyltransferase: MDELRKLLQENLNIEFISAVLSNPRQKEEASKIKVRPLLKKEQLVFQLEIFRNNQAFHKNADPGEACQLLLGYMENMRQMQMETKKYAYTVLVSKKGKVTVKRKAAKGTPASVDLSHNRKKQYILEEGVPVPFLQDLGVMTPEGRIVHARFDKFRQINRFLEFIEDILPALDKGRELTILDFGCGKSYLTFAMYYYLHERKGYDIRIIGLDLKKDVIRHCNELGRKYGYDKLTFLEGDIADYEGVRKVDMVVTLHACDTATDFALAKAIGWDAKVILSVPCCQHELNRQMENETLKPILGYGLIKERMAALVTDALRAQYLEREGYDTQILEFIDMEHTPKNILIRAVKTGKKGENQDAIRQCEEYLHVEPMLGRLLDHKGEL, translated from the coding sequence ATGGATGAATTAAGAAAATTATTACAGGAAAATCTAAATATAGAGTTTATCTCAGCAGTTCTGAGCAATCCACGGCAAAAGGAGGAGGCATCCAAGATCAAGGTGCGTCCTTTGCTTAAGAAGGAGCAGCTGGTGTTCCAGCTGGAGATATTCCGGAACAATCAGGCGTTTCATAAGAACGCTGATCCCGGGGAAGCCTGCCAGCTTCTGCTTGGCTACATGGAAAATATGCGCCAGATGCAGATGGAGACGAAGAAATATGCTTATACGGTGCTGGTAAGCAAGAAAGGCAAGGTAACGGTGAAGAGGAAGGCTGCAAAAGGTACGCCGGCCAGTGTGGATCTAAGCCATAACCGGAAGAAGCAGTACATTCTGGAAGAGGGCGTGCCAGTACCATTTCTTCAGGATTTGGGAGTGATGACGCCGGAAGGCCGGATCGTCCATGCAAGATTCGACAAGTTCCGCCAGATCAATCGTTTCCTTGAGTTTATCGAGGATATCCTTCCTGCCCTTGATAAGGGCCGGGAACTTACGATCCTGGATTTTGGCTGCGGGAAGTCCTACCTGACATTTGCCATGTATTATTATCTACATGAGAGGAAGGGCTATGATATACGGATTATCGGCCTGGACTTAAAAAAGGATGTCATCCGTCACTGCAATGAGCTGGGCAGGAAATATGGCTATGACAAGCTGACATTTTTAGAAGGCGATATTGCAGACTATGAAGGCGTCAGGAAGGTGGATATGGTGGTCACTCTGCACGCCTGCGACACGGCTACGGACTTCGCCCTGGCAAAAGCCATTGGCTGGGATGCGAAGGTGATCCTGTCTGTTCCCTGCTGTCAGCATGAACTGAACCGGCAGATGGAGAACGAGACTTTGAAGCCTATCCTTGGATATGGGCTGATCAAGGAGCGCATGGCAGCGCTGGTGACGGATGCGCTTCGGGCCCAGTATCTGGAGCGCGAAGGATATGATACCCAGATATTGGAATTCATCGATATGGAGCATACGCCTAAGAATATCCTGATACGTGCGGTCAAGACCGGGAAAAAAGGGGAGAATCAGGATGCGATCCGCCAGTGCGAGGAGTATCTTCATGTGGAGCCGATGCTTGGAAGGCTGCTGGATCATAAAGGGGAATTATAG
- a CDS encoding GNAT family N-acetyltransferase — MEYKVNDQELNASTFITFVNRVWPGDYDLDKTQAALSRTLNITAYDEKELVGCLRILSDGYYFGTITELLVLPKYQKQGIGSRLLTLAKDNTPTMLYFGAQPGAEGFYEKNGCQKSLQSYLIDKED, encoded by the coding sequence ATGGAATATAAAGTGAATGACCAGGAACTGAATGCTTCAACGTTTATTACGTTTGTGAATAGGGTATGGCCAGGGGATTATGATCTGGATAAGACGCAGGCTGCGCTGTCGAGAACATTGAATATCACAGCTTACGATGAAAAGGAACTTGTGGGCTGTCTGCGGATTCTTTCAGACGGCTATTATTTTGGAACCATTACAGAACTGCTTGTTCTTCCAAAGTATCAGAAGCAAGGAATTGGGAGCAGGCTGCTAACGCTTGCCAAAGATAACACTCCGACCATGCTGTATTTCGGCGCACAGCCAGGAGCAGAAGGATTTTATGAAAAAAACGGATGTCAGAAGAGTCTGCAATCCTATTTAATAGATAAAGAAGACTAA
- a CDS encoding sensor histidine kinase: MKQQWYKSNVAKGILIVAQHILLVIIVTSFMWMMSYPALRGELFVGKPAKKYEDTVSFGNQLLTISHDVANGIKLRKMFETDGSYDPQRIVDIEEYYKNREINNKNSSGLAYDLQDLYSWGEEWYDKGEISYQSDAEIAFASQEVPSDDNIIVCKRSNDTYHYYYYSEFRNLIDSGQLRFVISNENEGMSGEEILDELHNGSRYEGENQGQQFKGLQDAEGKIEFIDCWSYDGTWVEERYSPIGEKSIIDLANNNPQWNGRLNEAFEMLHQTVDSIFGDITTYKDLDESYQEGDTNLAYMYVDEDTEQIYTNRKEYEDYSMVEENLKKIRGMGKYTIVRPKLADFESNLKDTDATQWRDMIKYPAEGKNFIYAVGVDTAYPIQDDFHAENLMYEKYGSNARSIAIPGVLAAILFVAFMVWLTSIAGRRMRDEELHLNWFDHIKTELAAVIIALLWGIPLMLVYVGIPVSSLRSYNDSETLIYQVGYVYNALPYVLAGGVVAAYTCGMFLIGYLSLVRRIKAKELWSNSVLRWLCGFIGQLFRNLHTTWKVILLFGLFAVIHWIAYISMGSSIWLFLALAVEAVAFVFLIRQAIGRQRIKKGIEKISGGEVDYKIPIYGLGNEQSDIAQRVNSIGEGLDAALEESMKSERLKTDLITNVSHDIKTPLTSIINYVELLKQENFEDPKIQRYLEVLEAKSQRLKTLTEDVVEASKVSSGNITLEYMNINLVEMIQQTSGEFEEKFKARNLKEVLTLPEQEAIIRADGRRMWRVLENIYNNAAKYAMEGTRIYADLEVRDLSAVFNLKNVSEQQLNITADELTERFIRGDISRSTEGSGLGLSIAKTLTQMQGGKFDLYVDGDLFRVTITFPIVLAKADNDPAEDGRTNDGQTEA; encoded by the coding sequence ATGAAGCAACAATGGTACAAATCAAATGTTGCAAAGGGGATATTGATCGTAGCCCAGCACATATTGCTGGTCATAATCGTAACCAGTTTTATGTGGATGATGTCCTATCCGGCCCTTAGAGGAGAACTATTTGTGGGAAAGCCGGCAAAGAAATACGAGGACACCGTAAGTTTTGGCAACCAATTATTGACAATCAGCCATGACGTAGCAAACGGCATCAAGCTGCGCAAGATGTTTGAGACGGATGGCAGCTATGATCCGCAAAGGATCGTGGACATTGAGGAATATTATAAAAATAGGGAGATCAATAATAAAAACAGCAGCGGCCTGGCGTATGATCTGCAGGATTTATACAGCTGGGGGGAGGAATGGTATGACAAAGGAGAAATCAGCTATCAATCCGATGCCGAGATAGCATTTGCCTCCCAGGAGGTGCCATCCGATGATAATATCATCGTTTGCAAGCGGTCTAATGATACGTATCATTATTACTATTATAGCGAATTTAGAAATCTGATAGACAGTGGACAGTTAAGATTCGTTATCAGCAATGAAAATGAAGGGATGTCCGGGGAAGAAATTCTGGATGAACTGCATAATGGAAGCCGCTATGAAGGAGAAAATCAGGGGCAGCAGTTTAAGGGGCTGCAAGACGCAGAAGGAAAGATTGAATTTATAGACTGCTGGAGTTATGACGGAACCTGGGTGGAGGAAAGATATTCGCCAATCGGCGAGAAGAGCATCATAGATCTTGCAAATAATAATCCACAGTGGAACGGAAGGCTGAACGAAGCCTTTGAAATGCTGCATCAGACTGTAGATTCGATATTCGGCGATATAACGACCTATAAAGATCTGGATGAATCCTATCAGGAAGGCGATACAAATCTGGCTTACATGTATGTGGATGAGGATACAGAGCAGATCTATACCAACCGTAAGGAGTATGAGGACTACTCCATGGTGGAAGAGAACCTTAAGAAGATTCGCGGAATGGGGAAATATACAATTGTAAGACCCAAACTGGCGGACTTTGAGTCAAATCTTAAGGACACCGATGCGACGCAGTGGAGGGACATGATCAAGTATCCTGCGGAAGGAAAGAATTTTATTTATGCAGTTGGAGTAGACACTGCTTACCCAATCCAGGATGATTTCCATGCAGAGAATCTTATGTATGAAAAATATGGATCTAACGCTAGAAGCATAGCAATCCCGGGAGTCCTTGCCGCCATATTGTTTGTTGCCTTCATGGTGTGGCTTACGAGCATCGCGGGAAGGCGGATGCGGGATGAGGAACTGCATCTGAACTGGTTTGATCATATTAAGACGGAACTGGCAGCAGTGATCATAGCGCTGCTTTGGGGAATTCCCCTGATGCTCGTTTATGTCGGAATCCCTGTCTCGTCGCTTCGTTCATACAATGATAGCGAGACGCTGATCTATCAGGTTGGTTATGTATACAACGCTCTGCCATATGTCCTGGCTGGAGGAGTCGTGGCAGCATATACCTGCGGCATGTTCCTGATCGGATATCTTAGCCTGGTTCGCCGGATTAAGGCAAAGGAACTCTGGTCCAACAGCGTGCTGAGATGGCTTTGCGGATTTATAGGACAGTTATTCAGGAATCTTCATACAACATGGAAGGTTATATTGCTGTTTGGCTTGTTTGCGGTAATCCATTGGATTGCCTATATCAGTATGGGAAGTAGTATCTGGCTTTTCCTGGCCCTGGCGGTGGAAGCTGTGGCATTTGTGTTCCTGATCCGGCAGGCAATTGGCAGGCAGAGGATTAAGAAGGGAATTGAGAAGATATCCGGCGGAGAGGTGGATTACAAGATCCCGATATATGGCCTGGGAAATGAGCAGAGCGATATCGCGCAGCGCGTCAACTCTATCGGAGAAGGATTGGACGCGGCACTTGAGGAAAGCATGAAGAGCGAGCGCCTCAAGACGGACTTGATCACGAATGTATCCCATGATATCAAGACGCCGCTTACTTCTATCATTAATTATGTAGAACTTCTGAAGCAGGAGAATTTTGAAGATCCGAAGATTCAGAGATATCTGGAAGTGCTGGAGGCTAAGTCCCAGAGGCTTAAGACCCTGACAGAGGATGTGGTAGAGGCATCCAAAGTAAGTTCTGGCAATATCACGCTGGAATATATGAATATTAATCTCGTGGAGATGATCCAGCAGACCAGCGGCGAGTTTGAGGAGAAGTTTAAAGCCCGCAACCTTAAGGAAGTCTTGACGCTGCCGGAGCAAGAAGCAATCATCAGAGCGGATGGACGCCGAATGTGGCGCGTGCTTGAGAATATCTACAACAACGCGGCCAAGTATGCGATGGAAGGAACCCGCATTTACGCGGATCTGGAAGTCAGAGACTTATCAGCGGTATTCAATCTGAAGAATGTATCGGAACAGCAGCTGAACATTACGGCAGATGAACTGACTGAGCGGTTTATACGCGGCGATATCTCCAGAAGTACGGAAGGAAGTGGTCTGGGCCTGTCCATTGCCAAGACTCTCACACAGATGCAGGGAGGAAAATTCGACCTGTATGTGGATGGAGACCTGTTCAGAGTAACGATCACATTCCCCATCGTATTGGCAAAGGCGGATAACGATCCGGCAGAAGACGGACGGACAAATGACGGACAGACAGAAGCATAA
- a CDS encoding DMT family transporter, translated as MKEHKYEVLLASVIAARATSFIFSKMILEYIDTFNLLAIRCLLAFAILAVLFFKRLRDMPFKTVISGVIVGILFFLVMSAELTALKEASSSTVSLLENCAIIFVPLLEAILLWRLPSGRIMISALAAFLGVACLTLAQGGLTGGVFWGLLSAVLYAIAIIVTAKVSQGSGDPLCIGIVQVGTMGVLALSASFLFETPALPAGSRQWIMIGILAVVCTCFGFTLQPMAQSRISAERAGIFCAISPAIATLLGVAVLHENIGFLGIAGLILILSSIVIA; from the coding sequence ATGAAAGAACATAAGTATGAGGTATTGCTGGCATCCGTTATTGCTGCCCGCGCTACATCATTTATATTTAGCAAAATGATTTTGGAGTACATAGACACGTTTAATCTGCTGGCGATACGCTGCTTGCTGGCATTTGCAATTCTGGCAGTGCTGTTTTTTAAAAGATTAAGAGACATGCCGTTTAAAACCGTGATTTCCGGTGTTATTGTGGGGATTTTATTCTTCCTTGTCATGAGTGCAGAGCTAACTGCGCTGAAAGAGGCTTCGTCCTCCACGGTTTCGCTTTTGGAAAATTGCGCGATCATCTTCGTACCATTGCTAGAGGCAATTCTACTTTGGAGGCTTCCAAGCGGAAGAATCATGATCAGCGCATTGGCGGCGTTTCTTGGCGTGGCCTGCCTCACTTTGGCGCAGGGCGGACTTACTGGCGGCGTCTTTTGGGGACTGCTGTCAGCGGTACTCTATGCCATTGCTATTATTGTGACGGCAAAAGTATCCCAAGGCTCTGGCGATCCTCTGTGTATAGGAATCGTACAGGTTGGTACCATGGGCGTTCTTGCCCTTTCCGCATCCTTTCTATTTGAAACTCCCGCACTGCCAGCTGGAAGCAGGCAGTGGATCATGATAGGAATTCTTGCAGTTGTGTGTACCTGCTTTGGTTTTACATTACAGCCGATGGCTCAAAGCAGAATCTCAGCGGAGCGCGCCGGTATATTTTGCGCAATAAGTCCGGCGATAGCAACTTTGCTTGGCGTGGCCGTATTACATGAAAATATTGGGTTCCTGGGGATTGCTGGATTGATTTTGATACTGTCCAGCATAGTCATTGCATAA
- a CDS encoding LysM peptidoglycan-binding domain-containing protein, protein MSIHGIDVSRFQGSIDWEAVRAGGIQFAMIRAGYGEGTVDQEFRRNASQCNQAGLPFGVYWFSYAYTPEMARQEAEFCINAISGYEVQYPVCFDFEYASVDYAENQGVNVTKELATSLVDAFCQRVEELGYFAMYYSNLDFLNRMFDASLRSKYALWYAQYAAEPAVSGMAIWQYSDTGRVNGISGNVDQDIAYYDLANVISRAGLNRLRGEVSTPDSATPEPNDVITYIVKPGDTLSGIALRFGTTYQEIAAYNNISNPNLIYAGQRLLIPLGYNPQKVRYYTIQPGDTLSGIALKFGTTVAQLQRLNGIRNPNLIYAGTTIRV, encoded by the coding sequence ATGAGCATCCATGGAATAGATGTAAGCAGATTTCAGGGCAGCATAGACTGGGAGGCCGTAAGAGCGGGCGGAATACAGTTTGCCATGATCCGGGCCGGTTATGGAGAAGGGACCGTGGACCAGGAGTTCAGGAGAAATGCCAGCCAGTGCAATCAGGCTGGGCTGCCGTTCGGAGTGTACTGGTTTTCCTATGCGTATACGCCGGAAATGGCCAGGCAGGAGGCGGAATTCTGCATTAATGCCATATCCGGATACGAGGTACAGTATCCGGTCTGCTTTGACTTTGAATATGCATCGGTAGACTATGCGGAAAATCAAGGCGTAAATGTGACAAAGGAACTGGCCACTTCTCTGGTAGATGCATTCTGTCAGAGAGTTGAGGAGTTGGGATATTTTGCCATGTATTACAGCAACCTGGATTTTCTTAACCGGATGTTCGACGCTTCCTTAAGAAGCAAGTATGCGCTCTGGTACGCGCAGTATGCTGCAGAGCCAGCTGTCAGCGGAATGGCTATTTGGCAGTATAGTGACACTGGGCGAGTAAATGGCATATCTGGGAACGTTGACCAGGATATTGCCTATTATGATCTGGCAAATGTAATATCCAGGGCTGGACTGAATCGGCTAAGAGGCGAGGTATCTACGCCGGATTCCGCGACGCCGGAACCCAATGACGTGATTACCTATATCGTTAAGCCTGGGGATACCTTAAGCGGGATAGCGCTTAGGTTTGGAACGACATATCAGGAGATTGCCGCGTACAACAACATTTCTAATCCCAATCTAATCTATGCGGGACAGCGTCTGCTGATCCCACTGGGATATAATCCGCAAAAAGTGCGCTATTACACCATTCAGCCAGGGGATACCTTAAGCGGAATTGCCCTTAAGTTTGGAACGACCGTGGCGCAGCTGCAGCGCCTGAACGGCATTCGCAATCCCAACCTGATCTATGCGGGAACTACGATCAGAGTATGA